The sequence ggaatcaaaGCCACTAAAGAGAAAcgcctggatgagtttctccgatcctggaaatgttctgcagctggTACAAGGTCCACTTTGGAACCAGCTTCATGTGGCTccgaggtcagaggtcatcctgACCTCTAGTTTCCAGCTGGAATAGGTGAAGCCGACAGAGGGACAGGTAGGGCGACTCACCCAGGGCAGGCCGTCCACCAGCAGCTGGGACAGACACAGGGAGGCGGCGGCGACCTCAGAGGGCCGCAGGTGGACCATCTGGTAGTCCAGGAGGGTCAGCTCCATCAGGTACTTGGCCAGAGTGTGCTTCTCTACGTCGGTCTGAGACACAGAGACAGTCAGAACCACTGATCCAGTCTGGACCAGAACCCTGGAGAACTCCTGGTTCAGTCCATTTCTTTGGATCCAGACCAGACTAAACGATCGATGCGAGTTTCCTGGCCGATCAGAAATCTTTAAAACGCAACTAACATTTAGCTTAGgaatggatttaaaaacaaaaatcaaacatcagACAAAAGGTGAAGATCATCAATTCAGttccttcaaaaaaaacaaaaaaaataaaaaataaaaataaagttattgccCAAAATGCAACACAGCATAAGCCTGTCACAACAAGCGGTtgggaaaataataattgttataGATGCTCCATGTTCAATATTGTTGAAAAGTcgccattttgaaaataaatgctgcaaacaATTGAGACAGTCTGATGTAGTAAGTTTTAACTCCTGCCTGCCTTTTTTCTCTGTTCAAGACAAAAagattcaacatttttcaaactaaatttgGTTACGGAGCTCAAGTTTGACctgaaatgctttaaaaagttaaGTTTTATCTGAGAGGGCGTTTCTGGCATCACGAGCTGAAAATGGTCTCCAGAAACAAAACCACCACCTGGGACAGTTTACCGCCCAGAAACATCGTTATGGCAACAGGCTGCTGATGCTCAGACAGCCGTCGGTTCATCGGAGCGCCGCTACATGAAGTCTGGAAGCGATGGGCCGATCAGGAGTTTTCCCAGAACCCCCTGCAGCTCCAGACTCACGTTTGCCACCTTGGAGGCTCGGCGCAGGAAGTGCAGCGGCAGCGGGCGCCCCAGCTGGAAGCCGAGCCTCCTCAGCACCAGCTGCTCCATCTCCAGGATCTGGGCCCTGCTGAAGGCGTCGTCCGTGATGTAGGCGAAGTCTCCCACCTCCGGGCAGAACATCTCCTCGTACTTGCAGGCCACCAGCATGGCGGCCACGCCCgccagctgcagcttcctgcggGACACGGGCTGGACCTGCGGCGGCAGCAGAGGGTCAGACCTGGAGNNNNNNNNNNNNNNNNNNNNNNNNNNNNNNNNNNNNNNNNNNNNNNNNNNNNNNNNNNNNNNNNNNNNNNNNNNNNNNNNNNNNNNNNNNNNNNNNNNNNNNNNNNNNNNNNNNNNNNNNNNNNNNNNNNNNNNNNNNNNNNNNNNNNNNNNNNNNNNNNNNNNNNNNNNNNNNNNNNNNNNNNNNNNNNNNNNNNNNNNNNNNNNNNNNNNNNNNNNNNNNNNNNNNNNNNNNNNNNNNNNNNNNNNNNNNNNNNNNNNNNNNNNNNNNNNNNNNNNNNNNNNNNNNNNNNNNNNNNNNNNNNNNNNNNNNNNNNNNNNNNNNNNNNNNNNNNNNNNNNNNNNNNNNNNNNNNNNNNNNNNNNNNNNNNNNNNNNNNNNNNNNNNNNNNNNNNNNNNNNNNNNNNNNNNNNNNNNNNNNNNNNNNNNNNNNNNNNNNNNNNNNNNNNNNNNNNNNNNNNNNNNNNNNNNNNNNNNNNNNNNNNNNNNNNNNNNNNNNNNNNNNNNNNNNNNNNNNNNNNNNNNNNNNNNNNNNNNNNNNNNNNNNNNNNNNNNNNNNNNNNNNNNNNNNNNNNNNNNNNNNNNNNNNNNNNNNNNNNNNNNNNNNNNNNNNNNNNNNNNNNNNNNNNNNNNNNNNNNNNNNNNNNNNNNNNNNNNNNNNNNNNNNNNNNNNNNNNNNNNNNNNNNNNNNNNNNNNNNNNNNNNNNNNNNNNNNNNNNNNNNNNNNNNNNNNNNNNNNNNNNNNNNNNNNNNNNNNNNNNNNNNNNNNNNNNNNNNNNNNNNNNNNNNNNNNNNNNNNNNNNNNNNNNNNNNNNNNNNNNNNNNNNNNNNNNNNNNNNNNNNNNNNNNNNNNNNNNNNNNNNNNNNNNNNNNNNNNNNNNNNNNNNNNNNNNNNNNNNNNNNNNNNNNNNNNNNNNNNNNNNNNNNNNNNNNNNNNNNNNNNNNNNNNNNNNNNNNNNNNNNNNNNNNNNNNNNNNNNNNNNNNNNNNNNNNNNNNNNNNNNNNNNNNNNNNNNNNNNNNNNNNNNNNNNNNNNNNNNNNNNNNNNNNNNNNNNNNNNNNNNNNNNNNNNNNNNNNNNNNNNNNNNNNNNNNNNNNNNNNNNNNNNNNNNNNNNNNNNNNNNNNNNNNNNNNNNNNNNNNNNNNNNNNNNNNNNNNNNNNNNNNNNNNNNNNNNNNNNNNNNNNNNNNNNNNNNNNNNNNNNNNNNNNNNNNNNNNNNNNNNNNNNNNNNNNNNNNNNNNNNNNNNNNNNNNNNNNNNNNNNNNNNNNNNNNNNNNNNNNNNNNNNNNNNNNNNNNNNNNNNNNNNNNNNNNNNNNNNNNNNNNNNNNNNNNNNNNNNNNNNNNNNNNNNNNNNNNNNNNNNNNNNNNNNNNNNNNNNNNNNNNNNNNNNNNNNNNNNNNNNNNNNNNNNNNNNNNNNNNNNNNNNNNNNNNNNNNNNNNNNNNNNNNNNNNNNNNNNNNNNNNNNNNNNNNNNNNNNNNNNNNNNNNNNNNNNNNNNNNNNNNNNNNNNNNNNNNNNNNNNNNNNNNNNNNNNNNNNNNNNNNNNNNNNNNNNNNNNNNNNNNNNNNNNNNNNNNNNNNNNNNNNNNNNNNNNNNNNNNNNNNNNNNNNNNNNNNNNNNNNNNNNNNNNNNNNNNNNNNNNNNNNNNNNNNNNNNNNNNNNNNNNNNNNNNNNNNNNNNNNNNNNNNNNNNNNNNNNNNNNNNNNNNNNNNNNNNNNNNNNNNNNNNNNNNNNNNNNNNNNNNNNNNNNNNNNNNNNNNNNNNNNNNNNNNNNNNNNNNNNNNNNNNNNNNNNNNNNNNNNNNNNNNNNNNNNNNNNNNNNNNNNNNNNNNNNNNNNNNNNNNNNNNNNNNNNNNNNNNNNNNNNNNNNNNNNNNNNNNNNNNNNNNNNNNNNNNNNNNNNNNNNNNNNNNNNNNNNNNNNNNNNNNNNNNNNNNNNNNNNNNNNNNNNNNNNNNNNNNNNNNNNNNNNNNNNNNNNNNNNNNNNNNNNNNNNNNNNNNNNNNNNNNNNNNNNNNNNNNNNNNNNNNNNNNNNNNNNNNNNNNNNNNNNNNNNNNNNNNNNNNNNNNNNNNNNNNNNNNNNNNNNNNNNNNNNNNNNNNNNNNNNNNNNNNNNNNNNNNNNNNNNNNNNNNNNNNNNNNNNNNNNNNNNNNNNNNNNNNNNNNNNNNNNNNNNNNNNNNNNNNNNNNNNNNNNNNNNNNNNNNNNNNNNNNNNNNNNNNNNNNNNNNNNNNNNNNNNNNNNNNNNNNNNNNNNNNNNNNNNNNNNNNNNNNNNNNNNNNNNNNNNNNNNNNNNNNNNNNNNNNNNNNNNNNNNNNNNNNNNNNNNNNNNNNNNNNNNNNNNNNNNNNNNNNNNNNNNNNNNNNNNNNNNNNNNNNNNNNNNNNNNNNNNNNNNNNNNNNNNNNNNNNNNNNNNNNNNNNNNNNNNNNNNNNNNNNNNNNNNNNNNNNNNNNNNNNNNNNNNNNNNNNNNNNNNNNNNNNNNNNNNNNNNNNNNNNNNNNNNNNNNNNNNNNNNNNNNNNNNNNNNNNNNNNNNNNNNNNNNNNNNNNNNNNNNNNNNNNNNNNNNNNNNNNNNNNNNNNNNNNNNNNNNNNNNNNNNNNNNNNNNNNNNNNNNNNNNNNNNNNNNNNNNNNNNNNNNNNNNNNNNNNNNNNNNNNNNNNNNNNNNNNNNNNNNNNNNNNNNNNNNNNNNNNNNNNNNNNNNNNNNNNNNNNNNNNNNNNNNNNNNNNNNNNNNNNNNNNNNNNNNNNNNNNNNNNNNNNNNNNNNNNNNNNNNNNNNNNNNNNNNNNNNNNNNNNNNNNNNNNNNNNNNNNNNNNNNNNNNNNNNNNNNNNNNNNNNNNNNNNNNNNNNNNNNNNNNNNNNNNNNNNNNNNNNNNNNNNNNNNNNNNNNNNNNNNNNNNNNNNNNNNNNNNNNNNNNNNNNNNNNNNNNNNNNNNNNNNNNNNNNNNNNNNNNNNNNNNNNNNNNNNNNNNNNNNNNNNNNNNNNNNNNNNNNNNNNNNNNNNNNNNNNNNNNNNNNNNNNNNNNNNNNNNNNNNNNNNNNNNNNNNNNNNNNNNNNNNNNNNNNNNNNNNNNNNNNNNNNNNNNNNNNNNNNNNNNNNNNNNNNNNNNNNNNNNNNNNNNNNNNNNNNNNNNNNNNNNNNNNNNNNNNNNNNNNNNNNNNNNNNNNNNNNNNNNNNNNNNNNNNNNNNNNNNNNNNNNNNNNNNNNNNNNNNNNNNNNNNNNNNNNNNNNNNNNNNNNNNNNNNNNNNNNNNNNNNNNNNNNNNNNNNNNNNNNNNNNNNNNNNNNNNNNNNNNNNNNNNNNNNNNNNNNNNNNNNNNNNNNNNNNNNNNNNNNNNNNNNNNNNNNNNNNNNNNNNNNNNNNNNNNNNNNNNNNNNNNNNNNNNNNNNNNNNNNNNNNNNNNNNNNNNNNNNNNNNNNNNNNNNNNNNNNNNNNNNNNNNNNNNNNNNNNNNNNNNNNNNNNNNNNNNNNNNNNNNNNNNNNNNNNNNNNNNNNNNNNNNNNNNNNNNNNNNNNNNNNNNNNNNNNNNNNNNNNNNNNNNNNNNNNNNNNNNNNNNNNNNNNNNNNNNNNNNNNNNNNNNNNNNNNNNNNNNNNNNNNNNNNNNNNNNNNNNNNNNNNNNNNNNNNNNNNNNNNNNNNNNNNNNNNNNNNNNNNNNNNNNNNNNNNNNNNNNNNNNNNNNNNNNNNNNNNNNNNNNNNNNNNNNNNNNNNNNNNNNNNNNNNNNNNNNNNNNNNNNNNNNNNNNNNNNNNNNNNNNNNNNNNNNNNNNNNNNNNNNNNNNNNNNNNNNNNNNNNNNNNNNNNNNNNNNNNNNNNNNNNNNNNNNNNNNNNNNNNNNNNNNNNNNNNNNNNNNNNNNNNNNNNNNNNNNNNNNNNNNNNNNNNNNNNNNNNNNNNNNNNNNNNNNNNNNNNNNNNNNNNNNNNNNNNNNNNNNNNNNNNNNNNNNNNNNNNNNNNNNNNNNNNNNNNNNNNNNNNNNNNNNNNNNNNNNNNNNNNNNNNNNNNNNNNNNNNNNNNNNNNNNNNNNNNNNNNNNNNNNNNNNNNNNNNNNNNNNNNNNNNNNNNNNNNNNNNNNNNNNNNNNNNNNNNNNNNNNNNNNNNNNNNNNNNNNNNNNNNNNNNNNNNNNNNNNNNNNNNNNNNNNNNNNNNNNNNNNNGATTCTAGAACAAATCTGACACGTCAAGATGCCTCAACATAAATCTAGGAATGACGTAAAGATCGGGATGTGAGACTCCATCTGCAGCCAGAACCGGTTGACCTTCCTGGATCCATCCGAGGACTTTATTGATGcaaagcacagaaaataaatatattgcgCCACTTTTAGCATTTGAGGTGAACTTTTGATGCGTTTTCCCGAACAATCTCCCCAATCAAACCCAATTTATTCCAAtaagtcaaacacacacacctgttcTCACTCAGGTGAAGATTTTCCTTTATCGGTTTAAATATGACGGCAGAAAGAAACATGAATGATTTTAATYGTTTATGTCCCAGAAATAATCCGACATTTCTTCTCCCCAGTCCATCTAAATGCWTTAGGAAAACTTCTACATACGTTACGATTGtaattaaacttatttttaagaGCTCGCGGTTTAAGAGCAAACATTTAGGTCTACATCCGGGTCACCTACAAGTCAAAGKCCAAAACATCCGGTTTATTCGTCTTTGGGACGTTGACCCCTATGACCTGACGAATTCAATTAGGTTACCATAACRACACGTGATTCAGAGACCCAGAACTTCAGCCGGTTTGGACCCAGAACCCGCGGGTTCTGGTCCCGCAGTGTTACCTTGGTGTCGGCCAGAGCTCCGGGGTTGTTGGTGATCTCCAGGAGAGCAGCTCTCCTCGGAGCCGCTACGGAGCTTTTCCCCTTCTTCAGAGGCTCCTCTGCGGCCTGCAGCGACAAACCGAGACACGTTGGACAACGAGGACAGAGACACGGAGACAGACGAAGACATGTTAACTCACCGCAGCWCGAAGCCCCACAGCGGAKGACATGTCGAGATAAAATCCTGAAAActagaatcagaaccaaaaccgGAGAAGATCCACAGCAGCTGCAACTACAGAACACGAKTCACGCAGGACGTTCAAATAGCGCTGCGGGGAATCTGATTGGCTATGACGTAGGCTAAGAGGCCGCTTATTGGCTGCAGCTGAAGCTAGGAGGCCGCTGATTGGNNNNNNNNNNNNNNNNNNNNNNNNNNNNNNNNNNNNNNNNNNNNNNNNNNNNNNNNNNNNNNNNNNNNNNNNNNNNNNNNNNNNNNNNNNNNNNNNNNNNNNNNNNNNNNNNNNNNNNNNNNNNNNNNNNNNNNNNNNNNNNNNNNNNNNNNNNNNNNNNNNNNNNNNNNNNNNNNNNNNNNNNNNNNNNNNNNNNNNNNNNNNNNNNNNNNNNNNNNNNNNNNNNNNNNNNNNNNNNNNNNNNNNNNNNNNNNNNNNNNNNNNNNNNNNNNNNNNNNNNNNNNNNNNNNNNNNNNNNNNNNNNNNNNNNNNNNNNNNNNNNNNNNNNNNNNNNNNNNNNNNNNNNNNNNNNNNNNNNNNNNNNNNNNNNNNNNNNNNNNNNNNNNNNNNNNNNNNNNNNNNNNNNNNNNNNNNNNNNNNNNNNNNNNNNNNNNNNNNNNNNNNNNNNNNNNNNNNNNNNNNNNNNNNNNNNNNNNNNNNNNNNNNNNNNNNNNNNNNNNNNNNNNNNNNNNNNNNNNNNNNNNNNNNNNNNNNNNNNNNNNNNNNNNNNNNNNNNNNNNNNNNNNNNNNNNNNNNNNNNNNNNNNNNNNNNNNNNNNNNNNNNNNNNNNNNNNNNNNNNNNNNNNNNNNNNNNNNNNNNNNNNNNNNNNNNNNNNNNNNNNNNNNNNNNNNNNNNNNNNNNNNNNNNNNNNNNNNNNNNNNNNNNNNNNNNNNNNNNNNNNNNNNNNNNNNNNNNNNNNNNNNNNNNNNNNNNNNNNNNNNNNNNNNNNNNNNNNNNNNNNNNNNNNNNNNNNNNNNNNNNNNNNNNNNNNNNNNNNNNNNNNNNNNNNNNNNNNNNNNNNNNNNNNNNNNNNNNNNNNNNNNNNNNNNNNNNNNNNNNNNNNNNNNNNNNNNNNNNNNNNNNNNNNNNNNNNNNNNNNNNNNNNNNNNNNNNNNNNNNNNNNNNNNNNNNNNNNNNNNNNNNNNNNNNNNNNNNNNNNNNNNNNNNNNNNNNNNNNNNNNNNNNNNNNNNNNNNNNNNNNNNNNNNNNNNNNNNNNNNNNNNNNNNNNNNNNNNNNNNNNNNNNNNNNNNNNNNNNNNNNNNNNNNNNNNNNNNNNNNNNNNNNNNNNNNNNNNNNNNNNNNNNNNNNNNNNNNNNNNNNNNNNNNNNNNNNNNNNNNNNNNNNNNNNNNNNNNNNNNNNNNNNNNNNNNNNNNNNNNNNNNNNNNNNNNNNNNNNNNNNNNNNNNNNNNNNNNNNNNNNNNNNNNNNNNNNNNNNNNNNNNNNNNNNNNNNNNNNNNNNNNNNNNNNNNNNNNNNNNNNNNNNNNNNNNNNNNNNNNNNNNNNNNNNNNNNNNNNNNNNNNNNNNNNNNNNNNNNNNNNNNNNNNNNNNNNNNNNNNNNNNNNNNNNNNNNNNNNNNNNNNNNNNNNNNNNNNNNNNNNNNNNNNNNNNNNNNNNNNNNNNNNNNNNNNNNNNNNNNNNNNNNNNNNNNNNNNNNNNNNNNNNNNNNNNNNNNNNNNNNNNNNNNNNNNNNNNNNNNNNNNNNNNNNNNNNNNNNNNNNNNNNNNNNNNNNNNNNNNNNNNNNNNNNNNNNNNNNNNNNNNNNNNNNNNNNNNNNNNNNNNNNNNNNNNNNNNNNNNNNNNNNNNNNNNNNNNNNNNNNNNNNNNNNNNNNNNNNNNNNNNNNNNNNNNNNNNNNNNNNNNNNNNNNNNNNNNNNNNNNNNNNNNNNNNNNNNNNNNNNNNNNNNNNNNNNNNNNNNNNNNNNNNNNtaaatgtttccagaggtcatgaaaggtcaaaccccccccccccattttcCTCAAATCAGTCAAACCTGCTGTCAATCAGCTGCTGATACCACTGacagtttaaaggtcaaaaggtcaaccRGCCCCGCCCACATTACCCAAATCTATtgttgtcaaacatttgtgctgctatcattttaaatatattaatacaaatataatacaaatgtttgacaccaatttttattagatttgaggaaggtggaggagctggctgacctctgatgacctctggaaacatttattaatatctttaaaacgATRGtggcaaaaactaaaaataattacgACACAACccagagaaaaaagaaacggatTTGACTGACACCAAATTGGTTTAGTTTTGGCCCCTGgttgacctctgatgacctctggagacatttattaatatcttctGTATGACAGGCGCACAAACATAGCAATGGCGACACTTTAGTTGGATTTGCGTAATatgggggggctggttgacctttaaacttttattaatatgttcaaagcaaaagcagcacaaatgaatTTTTCCACCAGTTTGGTTAGATGTGAAGGGGGTTTGGGTTCAGCTTCCCAGGTTTTCCTGACTCCAGTTTCCTCGTCTGCTGGAAACTCGGCGCTGCAGTTTGTTTGAATCCGTTTACAGACGGATGaacgaatgaatgaatgaacggCTGATAGGAATGCATGATGGAAACCGTCACAGATGAAGTTCGTGAGTTTGATCCAGAAGCGGCGGTGGCAGCCGGGTTCTGCTGATGGAGGAAGCGTCCCCTCTTCATCCACACATTTCTGGATCTGATCCGAGGAGAATAAAACCGAGTCCCTGCTGAAGCTGCGTCAGAGGGAAGCGGACTCTCAGTTCCCGTTCTGGTTCATCTGCAGATACTCGCCGTGGAGCTTTTCCTGAGCCTCGAACAGCTTCCGCAGCTTCTTGGCTTGGCCTTTGCTCAGCTCCTTTCCTTCAGCGTCATGAGTGGGGAAACCCTGAGGGGAGGGAACCGGGACAGAAGCCGGGTTTTCAGACCAAACGCtcaaaaacatcttcaaaggAGCCAAAACCTTTTTGGCTTCGTCTGGAAGGAGTGTGAACGTTCAACGTTCCACTTACCGTGTCGTCAAACCTGGAATATTTGTCCGTTTCTGAGCGAAACATCTCACACGGAGGGACTCTCATCYTGGCGAGTTTCGCCATCTGGAAGAGAGAGAGCAAAGTGATTATTGGGCGAATGAGAGGGTGAATCCAACCGGTTCAAAATGTCCGACGGACCTCCTGCTCCTGCTTCTTCCTGGCAGCTTCCTCCTTCTTCcgcttcttctcctcctccatctggGATCGAAGGAAAAGTTTCAAAATCAGCTCAAACTGTATTATTCACTCTTTCATTTTACTCTGCTTCAGGTCgcattattaaaacaataatcaacTGATTCAGTTATTGATTAACGGTTAACTGGAGCAAACAGGCTGAAAACTGKAAAGTTCCTGAAAAAACACCAGTCAGagcagaaactaaaccaaaactacaaacattttgtgacttttagtcataaaatggttattttctcatttaaaaaggaatttaattattagNNNNNNNNNNNNNNNNNNNNNNNNNNNNNNNNNNNNNNNNNNNNNNNNNNNNNNNNNNNNNNNNNNNNNNNNNNNNNNNNNNNNNNNNNNNNNNNNNNNNNNNNNNNNNNNNNNNNNNNNNNNNNNNNNNNNNNNNNNNNNNNNNNNNNNNNNNNNNNNNNNNNNNNNNNNNNNNNNNNNNNNNNNNNNNNNNNNNNNNNNNNNNNNNNNNNNNNNNNNNNNNNNNNNNNNNNNNNNNNNNNNNNNNNNNNNNNNNNNNNNNNNNNNNNNNNNNNNNNNNNNNNNNNNNNNNNNNNNNNNNNNNNNNNNNNNNNNNNNNNNNNNNNNNNNNNNNNNNNNNNNNNNNNNNNNNNNNNNNNNNNNNNNNNNNNNNNNNNNNNNNNNNNNNNNNNNNNNNNNNNNNNNNNNNNNNNNNNNNNNNNNNNNNNNNNNNNNNNNNNNNNNNNNNNNNNNNNNNNNNNNNNNNNNNNNNNNNNNNNNNNNNNNNNNNNNNNNNNNNNNNNNNNNNNNNNNNNNNNNNNNNNNNNNNNNNNNNNNNNNNNNNNNNNNNNNNNNNNNNNNNNNNNNNNNNNNNNNNNNNNNNNNNNNNNNNNNNNNNNNNNNNNNNNNNNNNNNNNNNNNNNNNNNNNNNNNNNNNNNNNNNNNNNNNNNNNNNNNNNNNNNNNNNNNNNNNNNNNNNNNNNNNNNNNNNNNNNNNNNNNNNNNNNNNNNNNNNNNNNNNNNNNNNNNNNNNNNNNNNNNNNNNNNNNNNNNNNNNNNNNNNNNNNNNNNNNNNNNNNNNNNNNNNNNNNNNNNNNNNNNNNNNNNNNNNNNNNNNNNNNNNNNNNNNNNNNNNNNNNNNNNNNNNNNNNNNNNNNNNNNNNNNNNNNNNNNNNNNNNNNNNNNNNNNNNNNNNNNNNNNNNNNNNNNNNNNNNNNNNNNNNNNNNNNNNNNNNNNNNNNNNNNNNNNNNNNNNNNNNNNNNNNNNNNNNNNNNNNNNNNNNNNNNNNNNNNNNNNNNNNNNNNNNNNNNNNNNNNNNNNNNNNNNNNNNNNNNNNNNNNNNNNNNNNNNNNNNNNNNNNNNNNNNNNNNNNNNNNNNNNNNNNNNNNNNNNNNNNNNNNNNNNNNNNNNNNNNNNNNNNNNNNNNNNNNNNNNNNNNNNNNNNNNNNNNNNNNNNNNNNNNNNNNNNNNNNNNNNNNNNNNNNNNNNNNNNNNNNNNNNNNNNNNNNNNNNNNNNNNNNNNNNNNNNNNNNNNNNNNNNNNNNNNNNNNNNNNNNNNNNNNNNNNNNNNNNNNNNNNNNNNNNNNNNNNNNNNNNNNNNNNNNNNNNNNNNNNNNNNNNNNNNNNNNNNNNNNNNNNNNNNNNNNNNNNNNNNNNNNNNNNNNNNNNNNNNNNNNNNNNNNNNNNNNNNNNNNNNNNNNNNNNNNNNNNNNNNNNNNNNNNNNNNNNNNNNNNNNNNNNNNNNNNNNNNNNNNNNNNNNNNNNNNNNNNNNNNNNNNNNNNNNNNNNNNNNNNNNNNNNNNNNNNNNNNNNNNNNNNNNNNNNNNNNNNNNNNNNNNNNNNNNNNNNNNNNNNNNNNNNNNNNNNNNNNNNNN is a genomic window of Poecilia reticulata strain Guanapo unplaced genomic scaffold, Guppy_female_1.0+MT scaffold_300, whole genome shotgun sequence containing:
- the LOC103460818 gene encoding G2/mitotic-specific cyclin-B2-like, whose translation is VFCSCSCCGSSPVLVLILVFRILSRHVJRCGASXCGELTCLRLSPCLCPRCPTCLGLSLQAAEEPLKKGKSSVAAPRRAALLEITNNPGALADTKVTLRDQNPRVLGPNRLKFWVSESRVVMVTRMSDPLLPPQVQPVSRRKLQLAGVAAMLVACKYEEMFCPEVGDFAYITDDAFSRAQILEMEQLVLRRLGFQLGRPLPLHFLRRASKVANTDVEKHTLAKYLMELTLLDYQMVHLRPSEVAAASLCLSQLLVDGLPWVSRPTCPSVGFTYSSWKLEVRMTSDLGAT
- the LOC103460813 gene encoding cysteine--tRNA ligase, cytoplasmic-like, with the translated sequence MEEEKKRKKEEAARKKQEQEMAKLAXMRVPPCEMFRSETDKYSRFDDTGFPTHDAEGKELSKGQAKKLRKLFEAQEKLHGEYLQMNQNGN